Genomic DNA from Paracoccus aminophilus JCM 7686:
AACGAGGCCTGAAACAGCGGCGTGGTGCTCGGGTCACGCTTGACCTGCAGCTTCTCTACAATTGTCGGGAAGGGCAGATCATCATGGGCCAGAACCTCCAGAACCTCTGCATGGGTCGCCCGCAGGAAGTCGGCGGCTTTGACGTCGCGATCAACCTGACCGACGACAACGACCGGGTTCACGAAGTAACCGACGACACCCGCCGAGTGCCCGTCGCGGCGACCGGCCGAGCGTGTGCCGATCGGGATGGTCGTTTGTCCGGTATAGCGGGCAAGCAGGATCTGATAGGCACCCAGCAGCAAGGAAAAGCTGGTCGTCCCAAGATCACGCGCCAGTTTCCCCAGTGCCGCAGAGCTCGCCGCATCCAATGCGAAGCGATGCGCGGCCCCCCCGCCCGAGCGGATCGGCGGGCGCGGGTGATCCAAAGGCAGGTCCAGCGTCCCCTGTACTGCCGTCAGACGGCTTTCCCAGAACTCGGCCAGACGCGCGCCTTCGGAGCCGGAAATCAGCGCTTCTTGTGTCGTGATGTGGTCGATATAGCTCATCGGAAGGGCGTCCCAACCGATATCGGCGCGCGTGGTTTCGGCCTGATAGGCTTGGCGCAATTCGTCCATCACCAGCCAAAGTGACCAGCCGTCATGGACGATGTGATGGACAGACAGCAGCAAGACGTGATCCTCGGCGCCAAGCTGGAACAGCTCGGGACGGAAAAGCGGGCCTTGCGCCAGATCAAAGGGTTTCGCGACCGCCGCCAGCATCGTTGCTTCAAGGCCGGTCTCATCCGCCGCGGCCTCGGCCAGGACCACATCGCGATAGCCATGCGTGCGCTGCACCAGTCTTCCGTCATCCAGCATGTGGAAGGTCGTGCGCAGCTGTTGGTGACGATCGACCAGCTTCTGAAGGGCGCGTTGCAGCGCGGGCTTGTCCAGCGCGCCGCGGATGCGCAGGGCGAAAACGATGGTATAGGCGGAGCTTTCGGGGGCAGATTCGTGCAAAAACCATAACGCCTGCTGCCCGCGCGAGACCGGATGCTCTGTCATGCTCTGACGTCCTTGGGAGGCCAGAAGTTTCGCCAAAGCCACGCGACGGGCTTCAAGTTCGGGATTTTGAATATTCACATTCATCTTAATTGCTCCCTTCGAGGGTGCCGAATTCGGCTATGGCCTGTTCGATTTCCTCCGCGCTGAGGGTGTCGAGCCGCGACAGCAACTCGCCGATATCCTGCTTGCGAGGCGCCGGGGCCGGGGCCGCTGCGGGTTGGGGCGCATCGTCGGTCGGATCACCGGCCAGACGCTCGGCGATGGTGGTGCAAAGGGCGCGCAGGGCGATCCCCTTCATCAATTCCAGCGTCGGGATTTTCAGGCCAAGCTGACGGTCGATCCCAAGCTGCAACTCCATCGCCATCAGCGAGTCCACCCCCATCGCCAGAAGCGATTTCCCGGTATCGACACCATCGGCAGGCAGGCGAAGGATGGATGCGACGAGTTCGGTCAACGTCGCCGTCACCTTCTGACGCCGCTCGTCGGGCGACAGCGCCGCCAGCGAGAGACCTGCTCCGTCTCCGCCATCTTCGGCCCGTTCGGGCATCAAGTGGCGGTAGCGCGGCGACCCGGCCCATTTGGCGTAGGTATTGCCCCATAGCGCGTAATCCATCGAGGCAGCGGCCATGTTCACCGGGTTCTCGCGCAGGATATAGCCCAGCATCCCGATCGCTTCCTCGGGGCGCAGCGAGCCTACACCGACACGGGCGAAGTGCTTCTCGACCCCTTCGTGCTTGGCGGCCATGCCGACCTCGGCCAAAGCGCCAAGGTTGATCCCGATCCCCGGCAGACCCTGACGCCGACGGTGCTGGACCAGCGCGTCAAGGAAGCTGTTCGCGGCCACATAGGCCCCCTGTCCGGGGCTGCCGAGCAGCGCCGCGATGGACGAGATCACCACAAAGCAGTCAAGCGGGAGCTCTCTGGTCGCCTGATGCAGGTTCCATGCGCCAAGCGCTTTTGGCTTCATCACCCGATCAAGCTGCTCAGGCGTCAACAGATAGACCGGCGCATCGTCCAGCACGCCCGCCGCATGGAAGACCCCCCGCAGTGGCTGGTCCTGCCCTGCGATCAGGCGCATCCCCGTCGCGACCGACGCTTCATCGCCGACATCCATTGTCATCGCCATGGTGCTGGCACCCAAGCGGCGTAGCTCGGCAATCATGTCCAGCGCGCCTTCGGTGTCGATCCCCTTGCGACCGGCCAGGATGACGTGACCCGCGCCGTTCCGCGCCAGCCATTTCGCGATCTCGAAACCGAAGCCGCCGAACCCCCCGGTGACCAGATAGGCACCCGTCCCGTTGATCTGCGGAGCCGCGACCGAGGTCGAAACCGCTGCCGCCTTCGCAACCTCGCCCTGCCCTTCGGCAAATCGGCGCAGCTCGGGCTTGAGCCCGGCCGTCAACTCGCGGGCCTGAACGGCTGCGACGATTTCATCAAGGCTTTGGCACAGACGGGCCGGTGCGCGGTTGAGCAAATCGAGCGCCGCGATGAACAGGTCGCGCCGGTTCTTGGTCGGAGCCTGAAGCGGACCCAAGGGGCGACCGATATGAACCGCCGTCCCGAAATCGATCAGATGTTCCAGCAGCAGCTCGGTCAGTTCCGACATGGTGTCGACACAAATCATGTCGAAGCCCTCGACCGGGATGTCGTGGCGCGACGTGATCATAGCGACCCGTGCCCCGATCATCTCGCCGACCGAGGCCAAAGCCCCCGCCATGCGCGGATCAGTGACCAGCAAGCCCAGTTTCGTGCTTGGTTGGAGATCGGCCAGCTTCAGGATCGAATGGGCCAGCGACAGGGGCAGCAGGCCTAATTGAGCCTCGTCCTCCAACGCCAGCGTCGGCAGTTCCAGCAGTCCAGCCTGTGGCAGACGCACGAAGCGCTGCGGCGCGGTATCGGAAGGCAGGCGCGCCAGGATGCGCTTGCCCGACAGCTGCCCCGAGGTGACGAGCCCCAGCACATCAACCGGAGCTTCGCTGGTTGCGGCCAGAACCTCTATCTCGGCCTGTGCTTCGGGGATCGGGCCACCGGGACGGCGGGCAGATGCCTCTTGCCCAAGGGCTGCACTATCGACGCGGTTGAGGCGGCGGACAACGCGAGTGTCGTCGGTCAGAACGATATCATCTTCGTCGCTCTGAGCCATGATCTCGGCCAAAAGCGCAGGCAGCGCCTCGCCTCCGATCTGAATCATGCGCAGGTCAAGGTCGGCATATTCATTCGCCGCGACCCGCAGCAAACCGAATTGCGCAGCATTGCCAAGCGTTGCCGATTGCGGCGCCTCGGGATCATGGCGGGCAACCACGGTCAGGCAGCGCGTTACGCCATCCTGCGGGATCGCGTGCAGCAAGCCAAGGCTCGCCTCGGCTCGCCTCTGTCCTGTCGGGTCACTCGCAAGAGCTTCGAGCCCGCGGAGATCGACGATTTGACGAAAGCCGTCGGCGGCGAACGCATCATGGGCGATCAGGTGGACGTCGAGCCCCTTGGCCTCGAGTGCTTCGGACAATGACGCGCCAAGCGCGCTGCCGCCCGACAGAATGGCAATGGGCGACAGAGGTGCAGGGTTGCTGCGCACGGCTGCATCGGCCAGCAGCTGTTCGACGCATTCGAAACGCACCATCAAGGCATTCGCGTCGATGGAGGCCGGCAGGCCACGATCTTCGGCCCCAAGACGGCGGGCGGTGATGCCGCGCAATTCCGCAAGAACAGAGCCGTCGTCAGCCAGCAGCCAAAGGTCGGCGGTCATGGTGAGGCCTTCCCACGCCGTGACCTTGCCATAGCAAGTGAATGATGCGCCGGGCCGCTGATGGACCGTGAAGTCCTTGATGCGCGTCGGCACATAGGTGGCGGGTTTGCCATCGGTCGGCAGGGCCGAGATCAGCGCCTGGAAACAGCCGTCGAGCAGCGTCGGATAAAGGATCGCTTCAGACACATCGACACCTTGCGCGGTGATCTGCGCCAGAACCTCCCTCTCGCCCGAGGTCGCGATTCCTGTGACTGACTGGAAGGCAGGGCCATATTGCAGACCGCGCGCCGTCATCGCCTCGTAATGGGCGGCGGGGGACATCCGGCGGTCGCAACGCTTGGAAAGCGCGGCCAGATCGAACTTCACGGTCTCGGCCGGTTCGATCTGCGACATGCGGCCTTCGGCGTGACGCGTCCAGCTTTCCGCTTCAATCGTCGCGGTGCTGTGGATCGAGAAGATCCGCGTATCGGGATCGAACCGCGTCATCATCGCGATCTCATCGCCTTCAGCCACGATCAGGGCCTGATCGAAGCGCAGGTTGCTTAAGTGCAGGGCACGGCCATCGCCCAGCTCCTCGGCCAGTTGCAGTGCAATCTCGCAATAGGCCGCACCGGGCATGACCACGCTGTCTTCGACCTGATGCTCCAAGATATAGGCAAGGCGATTGCGGTTGAACTCGGACCGCCACAGAGGTTGAGGCACGGCCAAGCGGCGGCCCAGCAGGCGCGCTTCATCCGCGCGACCAAGACGGTCGTCGCGGGCAATGGCACTTTCATTCCACAGCTGACGGCGCTGCCACGGATAGCTGGGCAGAGCCACGAAACGGTGTGGGCGGTCGGCATTGAAGCGCTGCCAATCGATGCGCACGCCTTGCACATACAGATTCGCGATACCGCGCAGGATCTGGATCACCTCGGGTTGTTCACGGCGCAAGGTGGCAGCCAGAACGCCGTCAACATTGGCATCCGTCAGACATTCGCGCAACGCAGAGGACAGAACCGGATGCGGCCCGACCTCGAGGAAGCACTCGAACCCGTCATTGACCAGTTCCTGCACCGTTTCCGAGAAGCGCACGCTATCGCGGATATTGCGGCACCAGTAGGCGCTGCCATAATCATCCCCTTCGGCCGGAAGCGACGTGACGGTCGAATACAGCGGGATGACCGGCACTTGCGGCTGCAGGTCGCGCAGACCTTCGTCGAGCGGAGCCAGAAGCGGATCCATGATCGGGCTGTGATAGGCCGTCTCGACCTGCAGCTTGCGGTTGAATACGCCGTCGTCGGTCAGTTCATCCGCAATCTCGGCCAAGGCATCGACATCGCCTGCCAGCGTGATCGTGCGGGGGCCGTTATCGGCCCCGATCGAGACCAGATCCTCGCGCCCCGAAAGATAGGGCAATACGTCGAGCGCGCCCAGGCCTACGGCCAGCATGCCGCCCTCTCCCGCCTTGGTCGCCTGCAGCTTGCTGCGCAGCCAGGACACGCGAACCGCATCCTCAAGCCCAAGAACGCCCGCCGCATAGGCAGAGCTGACCTCGCCCACGCTATGGCCAACGAGTGCGCCCGGTTCGACGCCCCAGCTTTGCAGCAGATGGAAGAGACCGCCCTGCACGATGAAGTTTGCAGGCTGGGCGACATGGGTGCGGGTGACGATGGACTGGTCCTGCGGCTTCAGCATTTCCGCCAGCACCGACCAACCGGCAAGCTTGGTAAAGATGGCATCGACCCGGTCGGCGAAGTCGCGAAAGATCGGCTCTTGCTGGTAAAGCTCGCGGCCCATCGCCCACCATTGGGGGCCCATGCCGGTAAAGACGAAGGCCGGGGACGCGTCCTTGCGGCTGGTCTGCCCCTGGATCAGAGCGGGATCGCCACGGCCTTCAAGGAAGTTTCGCAGCGAGGTTTGAGCGGCTTCGGCGTTGTTCGCGACCACGGCCAGACGATGCTCATAGGCACTACGTCGCGCGGCGGCCGAGAAACAATAATCGGTGAAATCCTGCGCGCTCATCCCCTCCAGTCGGGCGATGCTGGCCTCGGCCAGCGCCTTCAGCGCATCTGCCGAACGGGCCGAGAGCGCCAGAATCTGTGCGCGATCATGGGTCGTGTCGTTCAGCGGTTCGGCTTCAGTGGCGCACTCGAGAATAAGATGCGCGTTGGTGCCGCCATAGCCGAAGGAGTTGATCGCAGCGCGGCCGGGTTGACCATCGGCGCGGGTCGGGAAAGGTTGCAGCTCGCGGGGCAGCGACAGGCCCCAATCGTCAAGCTGCAAAGCCGGGTTCACCTGATCGAGATTGGCGACCGGCGGCACCTGACCACGACGCAGGCACAAAGCGGTCTTGATGACCGCTGCGATCCCTGCCGCCGCCTCAAGATGCCCGATATTTGCCTTTACCGAGCCGACCAGACGCGGCTGATCCGGCATACCAAAAACCGAGGCCAAAGCCTTCAATTCGATCGGATCGCCAACGGCGGTGCCGGTGCCATGCGCCTCGACATAGGTGACCGTCTCAGGGGCGCAGTCGTTTCGCTCCAGCACCTGGCGGATCAGATCGGCCTGCGCTTCGCCATTCGGGACGGTGATACCATCGGTGCGGCCGTCCTGATTGACGCCGCTGCCTCGGATCACGGCATGAATGCGGTCGCCATCGGCCAACGCGGCGCTAAGCCGCTTGACCACGACCACGCCTGCGCCTTCGCCCCGGCCATAGCCGTCGGCGCGTGCATCAAAGCTTTTCGAACGACCATCGCGGGACAGGAAGCCGCCTTTGCACATCGCAATCAGCGTTTCCGGGCGGAAGATGACATTGACGCCGCCAATCAGCGCAAGGTCACATTCGCCGCTCCGGATCGCTTGACAGGCCTGATGCATCGCAACCAGCGAGGACGAGCAAGCCGTGTCCAGTGTGAAGCTGGGGCCATGCAAATCGAGCAGATATGAAAGGCGGTTCGACAGGATCGTCAGGGTCGAGCTCACTGCCGTGTGCTGCCCGATCTGGTGACGGCCAAGCGGGCTGAACTGGGTCAGCATGCCGTCAACCATGAAGCCGCCGATGAAGACGCCGGTATTGCTGCCGGCGATGGTCTCGGCGGGGATGCCCGCATCCTCCAGCGCCTCATGGGCCACCTCCAACAACAGGCGCTGCTGCGGGTCGAGATAGGCAGCCTCACGTGGCGACATGCCGAAATACTCGGCATCGAACGCATCAATCGGCTGGTTCAGAAAGCCACCGTGGCGAACGTAGATCTTGCCGGGCGCTTCGGGACGGACATCGTAGAATTTTTGCAGATCCAGACGATCGGCGGGGATTTCAACGATCCCGTCGCGGCCTTCGGCCATCAGCGTCCAGAAATCTTCGGGGCTCTCAACGCCGCCGGGGAAGCGGCAGCCCATGCCAACAATGGCCAAAGGTTCAGTTGCAGTAGATTTAGGGCGAGCGGTGTCCTCCCGCTCAATCGGGTTTTCTTCAAAATCACACATTTCAATCTCGCAAACTGGTTATGGGACGTGTGAGGTCATCCGGGGCAAGTCACTTGCCACGGCCAAAAAAGGTTCCTTCAAGGTGAT
This window encodes:
- a CDS encoding type I polyketide synthase, whose amino-acid sequence is MAIVGMGCRFPGGVESPEDFWTLMAEGRDGIVEIPADRLDLQKFYDVRPEAPGKIYVRHGGFLNQPIDAFDAEYFGMSPREAAYLDPQQRLLLEVAHEALEDAGIPAETIAGSNTGVFIGGFMVDGMLTQFSPLGRHQIGQHTAVSSTLTILSNRLSYLLDLHGPSFTLDTACSSSLVAMHQACQAIRSGECDLALIGGVNVIFRPETLIAMCKGGFLSRDGRSKSFDARADGYGRGEGAGVVVVKRLSAALADGDRIHAVIRGSGVNQDGRTDGITVPNGEAQADLIRQVLERNDCAPETVTYVEAHGTGTAVGDPIELKALASVFGMPDQPRLVGSVKANIGHLEAAAGIAAVIKTALCLRRGQVPPVANLDQVNPALQLDDWGLSLPRELQPFPTRADGQPGRAAINSFGYGGTNAHLILECATEAEPLNDTTHDRAQILALSARSADALKALAEASIARLEGMSAQDFTDYCFSAAARRSAYEHRLAVVANNAEAAQTSLRNFLEGRGDPALIQGQTSRKDASPAFVFTGMGPQWWAMGRELYQQEPIFRDFADRVDAIFTKLAGWSVLAEMLKPQDQSIVTRTHVAQPANFIVQGGLFHLLQSWGVEPGALVGHSVGEVSSAYAAGVLGLEDAVRVSWLRSKLQATKAGEGGMLAVGLGALDVLPYLSGREDLVSIGADNGPRTITLAGDVDALAEIADELTDDGVFNRKLQVETAYHSPIMDPLLAPLDEGLRDLQPQVPVIPLYSTVTSLPAEGDDYGSAYWCRNIRDSVRFSETVQELVNDGFECFLEVGPHPVLSSALRECLTDANVDGVLAATLRREQPEVIQILRGIANLYVQGVRIDWQRFNADRPHRFVALPSYPWQRRQLWNESAIARDDRLGRADEARLLGRRLAVPQPLWRSEFNRNRLAYILEHQVEDSVVMPGAAYCEIALQLAEELGDGRALHLSNLRFDQALIVAEGDEIAMMTRFDPDTRIFSIHSTATIEAESWTRHAEGRMSQIEPAETVKFDLAALSKRCDRRMSPAAHYEAMTARGLQYGPAFQSVTGIATSGEREVLAQITAQGVDVSEAILYPTLLDGCFQALISALPTDGKPATYVPTRIKDFTVHQRPGASFTCYGKVTAWEGLTMTADLWLLADDGSVLAELRGITARRLGAEDRGLPASIDANALMVRFECVEQLLADAAVRSNPAPLSPIAILSGGSALGASLSEALEAKGLDVHLIAHDAFAADGFRQIVDLRGLEALASDPTGQRRAEASLGLLHAIPQDGVTRCLTVVARHDPEAPQSATLGNAAQFGLLRVAANEYADLDLRMIQIGGEALPALLAEIMAQSDEDDIVLTDDTRVVRRLNRVDSAALGQEASARRPGGPIPEAQAEIEVLAATSEAPVDVLGLVTSGQLSGKRILARLPSDTAPQRFVRLPQAGLLELPTLALEDEAQLGLLPLSLAHSILKLADLQPSTKLGLLVTDPRMAGALASVGEMIGARVAMITSRHDIPVEGFDMICVDTMSELTELLLEHLIDFGTAVHIGRPLGPLQAPTKNRRDLFIAALDLLNRAPARLCQSLDEIVAAVQARELTAGLKPELRRFAEGQGEVAKAAAVSTSVAAPQINGTGAYLVTGGFGGFGFEIAKWLARNGAGHVILAGRKGIDTEGALDMIAELRRLGASTMAMTMDVGDEASVATGMRLIAGQDQPLRGVFHAAGVLDDAPVYLLTPEQLDRVMKPKALGAWNLHQATRELPLDCFVVISSIAALLGSPGQGAYVAANSFLDALVQHRRRQGLPGIGINLGALAEVGMAAKHEGVEKHFARVGVGSLRPEEAIGMLGYILRENPVNMAAASMDYALWGNTYAKWAGSPRYRHLMPERAEDGGDGAGLSLAALSPDERRQKVTATLTELVASILRLPADGVDTGKSLLAMGVDSLMAMELQLGIDRQLGLKIPTLELMKGIALRALCTTIAERLAGDPTDDAPQPAAAPAPAPRKQDIGELLSRLDTLSAEEIEQAIAEFGTLEGSN